A portion of the Rhodopseudomonas sp. BAL398 genome contains these proteins:
- a CDS encoding haloacid dehalogenase type II has product MTIRAVVFDAYGTLYDIQSVAAVTEDAFPGYGEIITQIWRLKQLEYTWLRSLMQRYEDFSLITRDSLTYTLRCLGLNSDPIVFERIIAQYAHLAPYPDVPATLAAIKGRKLAILSNGSPGMLHSLVLNTGLARLLDATISVDSEKVFKPAPEAYKLIEANLGVAPAEVLFVSSNPFDVSGAKAFGLKVAWIERVTPTAMAEACLSSDLIAPITMFRALRTQMDELGHLPDYRISQLSALVAILSSRTE; this is encoded by the coding sequence GTGACGATTAGAGCTGTGGTGTTTGATGCCTACGGGACTCTCTACGACATCCAGTCGGTCGCTGCGGTCACCGAGGACGCCTTCCCCGGATATGGCGAAATCATCACCCAGATCTGGCGCTTGAAGCAGTTGGAATACACCTGGTTGCGGTCGCTGATGCAGCGCTACGAAGATTTCTCGCTCATCACCCGCGACTCACTGACCTACACGCTGCGATGTCTCGGCTTGAACAGCGATCCGATCGTGTTTGAGCGCATCATCGCACAATACGCGCATCTTGCTCCCTATCCCGACGTTCCGGCCACTCTCGCCGCGATCAAGGGTCGAAAGTTGGCGATCCTGTCGAACGGCAGCCCCGGCATGCTGCACTCGCTGGTTCTCAACACCGGGCTGGCCCGCTTGCTCGATGCGACGATCAGTGTCGATTCCGAGAAGGTCTTCAAACCGGCCCCCGAGGCTTACAAACTGATCGAAGCCAACCTCGGCGTCGCCCCCGCTGAGGTGCTGTTCGTATCGTCGAATCCGTTCGACGTGAGCGGCGCCAAAGCCTTTGGGTTGAAAGTGGCGTGGATCGAGCGTGTCACCCCGACGGCCATGGCCGAGGCCTGCCTGAGCAGCGATCTGATCGCGCCGATTACGATGTTTCGCGCGCTTCGGACCCAGATGGACGAACTGGGCCATCTTCCGGATTACCGGATCAGCCAACTCTCCGCGCTGGTGGCGATCCTGTCGTCGAGAACTGAATAG
- a CDS encoding LysR substrate-binding domain-containing protein codes for MNFDIDCLRSFLVIADTMSFSRAAETVGRSQSTISQQIAKLETQVGKPLLTRRKGRVLELTSEGSKLVQYARKILQLNDEAYASMSDEVLSGLVRLGVPLDFFGRDFTTWLARFKNKHPMVGLEVEANQSESLMRRSVRGEFDLAFFKQETGSGYGTVALREQLVWVSGPNFPGEAGESVPLVLFPEGCAYRRCAIAALKDHARSWHLSFVSPSFECLKTAAVEGMGITVLARALVAPPLRIVHHGMRLPQLPTVELVYSLGRRGNSRLISELANFLADSLINARPSAPASLAV; via the coding sequence GTGAACTTCGATATCGACTGCCTGCGTTCGTTTCTTGTCATTGCCGACACCATGAGCTTTTCGCGCGCAGCCGAGACCGTCGGTCGGTCGCAGTCCACCATTAGCCAGCAGATCGCGAAACTCGAGACCCAGGTCGGCAAGCCCCTGTTGACGCGGCGCAAGGGGCGGGTGCTCGAATTGACCTCGGAGGGTAGCAAGCTCGTGCAGTACGCGCGAAAGATCCTGCAGCTCAACGACGAAGCCTATGCCTCGATGTCCGACGAAGTGTTGAGCGGACTGGTTCGGCTCGGCGTGCCGCTCGATTTCTTCGGGCGTGATTTCACGACCTGGCTGGCGCGCTTCAAGAACAAGCATCCGATGGTCGGCCTGGAAGTCGAAGCCAACCAATCCGAAAGCCTGATGCGGCGTAGCGTGCGCGGCGAGTTCGATCTCGCTTTCTTCAAGCAGGAAACCGGCAGCGGATACGGCACCGTGGCGTTGCGGGAGCAGTTGGTCTGGGTCAGCGGACCGAACTTTCCGGGCGAAGCGGGTGAGTCAGTCCCGCTGGTGCTGTTTCCTGAAGGCTGCGCCTATCGCCGCTGCGCCATCGCCGCGCTGAAGGACCATGCCCGCTCCTGGCATCTCAGTTTCGTCAGTCCCAGCTTCGAATGCCTCAAGACGGCCGCGGTGGAAGGAATGGGCATCACGGTGCTGGCGCGCGCGCTGGTGGCGCCGCCGCTGCGGATCGTCCATCATGGCATGCGGCTGCCGCAGTTGCCGACGGTGGAACTGGTGTATTCGCTCGGCCGGCGCGGCAATTCTCGGCTCATCAGCGAGCTGGCCAATTTTCTGGCAGACAGCCTGATTAACGCCAGGCCCTCGGCGCCGGCGAGCCTGGCTGTGTAG
- a CDS encoding flotillin family protein, which produces MIAIIAIIGLAALFLNRFYIKASRELALVRTGLGGQRVVLDGGVLSLPIVHKVAEINMRTVRLETVRAGERSIITQDRLRIDATAEFYVRVEPTDEGVATAAQALGSKGFRAADLADILEGKLVDALLSVAAQYTMDSLQDNRGKYVAEVAAALSARLKQNGLLLEAVSLTRLDQTPFHALDQDNAFNAVGMRRLAEVIATNKRERAEIENNADVAVRQSHLDATKRRLVIDQEEEEAQLAQQHSVEIYRARTMAETAEAQATAEGRRELARIQRDSEVRGRQIEHDRGIRELELISDLSVKLSKHDTEIKLAAKKAEEAAAEALAYSSLAKAASARESVETARDIAVAERGKELAVIEARMEAEVDDTRVESQAGTVRALAAAEAEATETKARALLAEMLAKAEGDAAIFAAENRQSDLIIRMKTDLAKIDALPNVVREMVKPAEKIDSIRINHVTGFGPSAGSAANGANGPVVNQVIDGILSMALQLPAVQRLGEEIGINISEGIHRVAEGLAQDPPKSGNSKSADKE; this is translated from the coding sequence TTGATCGCCATCATCGCCATCATCGGATTGGCGGCCCTGTTTCTCAATCGCTTCTATATCAAGGCGAGCCGCGAGCTTGCGTTGGTCCGTACTGGTCTGGGCGGCCAGCGGGTCGTGCTCGACGGCGGCGTGCTGAGCCTGCCGATCGTGCACAAGGTCGCCGAGATCAACATGCGCACGGTACGACTGGAGACCGTGCGCGCGGGCGAGCGTTCGATCATTACCCAGGATCGTCTCCGGATCGACGCGACGGCGGAATTCTACGTCCGGGTCGAACCCACCGATGAGGGTGTTGCGACCGCCGCTCAGGCGCTCGGCAGCAAGGGGTTCCGCGCCGCAGACCTTGCGGACATCCTCGAAGGCAAGCTGGTCGACGCGCTGCTGAGCGTGGCAGCGCAATACACCATGGATTCGCTGCAGGACAATCGCGGCAAGTATGTCGCGGAGGTCGCGGCGGCCCTTTCCGCGCGGCTGAAGCAGAATGGGTTGTTGCTGGAGGCGGTTTCGCTGACTCGGCTCGACCAGACGCCGTTTCATGCGCTCGACCAGGACAATGCCTTCAACGCAGTCGGCATGCGCCGGCTTGCCGAAGTGATCGCGACCAACAAGCGGGAACGCGCCGAGATCGAAAACAATGCCGACGTCGCGGTCCGCCAGAGCCATCTCGACGCCACCAAGCGGCGGCTGGTGATCGACCAGGAGGAGGAAGAAGCCCAACTGGCGCAGCAGCACTCGGTCGAGATCTATCGTGCCCGCACCATGGCCGAAACGGCCGAGGCACAGGCCACAGCCGAAGGACGCCGCGAGTTGGCGCGGATCCAGCGCGATTCTGAGGTGAGGGGTCGGCAGATCGAGCACGACCGCGGCATTCGCGAACTCGAACTGATATCCGATTTGTCCGTCAAGCTGTCGAAACACGATACCGAAATCAAGCTCGCCGCCAAGAAGGCCGAGGAAGCCGCAGCCGAAGCGCTGGCCTATTCAAGCCTCGCCAAGGCCGCCTCGGCGCGCGAGTCGGTCGAGACCGCGCGCGACATCGCTGTTGCCGAGAGAGGCAAGGAACTGGCTGTGATCGAGGCCAGGATGGAGGCTGAGGTCGACGACACCCGGGTCGAATCACAGGCCGGCACCGTGCGTGCCCTGGCGGCTGCGGAGGCCGAAGCGACCGAGACCAAGGCGCGTGCCCTGCTGGCCGAAATGCTGGCGAAGGCGGAAGGCGACGCGGCGATCTTCGCCGCCGAGAACCGGCAGTCGGACCTCATCATTCGAATGAAGACCGACCTCGCCAAGATCGACGCGCTGCCGAACGTCGTGCGCGAGATGGTGAAGCCGGCCGAAAAGATCGACTCGATCCGCATCAATCACGTCACTGGCTTCGGTCCGAGCGCAGGCAGTGCTGCAAACGGTGCGAACGGTCCGGTGGTGAACCAGGTGATCGACGGCATCCTGTCGATGGCGTTGCAGTTGCCGGCCGTGCAGAGGCTTGGCGAGGAAATCGGAATCAACATCTCCGAAGGGATCCATCGGGTCGCTGAGGGCTTGGCGCAGGATCCGCCGAAGTCAGGGAATAGCAAGTCCGCCGACAAGGAATGA
- a CDS encoding ABC transporter substrate-binding protein, which translates to MVTSRRTLLKSASAASLALAAPGLMRTAWAAEPIKMAALLDQSGGLELLGTPMLEATKFAVKEINDAGGLLGRQIKLTTYDPQTTIQFYTQFATQAAAGEHVDVVHGGITSASREAIRPVLDRFQTLYFYNTFYEGGVCDFNTFCTGSTPAQTVEKLVPYVMKKWGKKVYVVAADYNYGQITSDWVKKYVHDNGGETVEVEFFPLDVTNFGPTIKKIQAAKPDFVMSALVGAAHISFYRQYAAVGLTKTIPIASTVFTVGGEHKLVAAEESEGMIVCFAYFEEIDTPANKKFVADLRANASSKINYVSEVTARSYEGVHLWAEGVRKAGTTDRAEVIKALRSPVSFAGPSGTVTIEPKTNHLLQNIYLAEVRNQKLNIIESFQAQPPTDTLLVCDLNANPNQSKFYFENGLKAAGIK; encoded by the coding sequence ATGGTCACCAGCCGCCGAACCTTACTGAAGAGCGCCAGCGCCGCATCTCTCGCCTTGGCAGCGCCGGGGTTGATGCGCACGGCTTGGGCCGCCGAACCGATCAAGATGGCGGCTTTGCTCGACCAGTCGGGCGGGCTCGAATTGCTCGGCACGCCGATGCTCGAGGCGACCAAATTCGCCGTCAAGGAGATCAACGATGCCGGCGGCCTGCTCGGACGTCAGATCAAACTGACGACCTACGATCCGCAGACGACGATTCAGTTCTACACCCAGTTTGCGACCCAGGCGGCGGCCGGCGAGCATGTCGACGTCGTCCATGGCGGCATCACCTCGGCCTCGCGCGAAGCCATTCGGCCGGTCCTGGACCGATTCCAGACCCTCTATTTCTACAACACCTTCTACGAAGGGGGCGTCTGCGACTTCAACACTTTCTGTACCGGATCGACGCCGGCGCAGACGGTGGAAAAGCTGGTGCCCTATGTGATGAAGAAATGGGGCAAGAAGGTCTATGTCGTGGCGGCCGATTACAATTACGGGCAAATCACGTCGGACTGGGTGAAGAAATACGTCCACGACAATGGCGGCGAAACCGTCGAGGTGGAATTCTTTCCGCTCGATGTCACCAATTTCGGCCCGACCATCAAGAAGATCCAGGCCGCCAAACCGGACTTTGTGATGTCGGCGCTGGTCGGCGCTGCGCACATTTCGTTCTATCGTCAATACGCGGCGGTCGGCCTGACCAAGACTATTCCGATCGCGTCGACGGTCTTTACGGTGGGCGGCGAACACAAGCTGGTCGCAGCCGAAGAATCCGAAGGAATGATCGTCTGCTTCGCCTATTTCGAGGAAATAGATACCCCCGCCAACAAGAAATTCGTTGCCGACCTCCGGGCAAATGCGAGCAGCAAGATCAACTACGTGTCGGAAGTGACAGCGCGGTCTTACGAAGGCGTGCATCTGTGGGCTGAAGGCGTCCGCAAGGCAGGGACCACCGACCGCGCCGAAGTGATCAAGGCCCTGCGCAGCCCGGTGAGCTTCGCCGGCCCAAGCGGCACCGTCACCATCGAACCGAAGACCAATCATCTGCTGCAGAACATCTATCTCGCCGAAGTGCGTAACCAGAAGCTGAACATCATCGAATCGTTCCAGGCGCAGCCGCCGACCGATACGCTGCTGGTCTGCGATCTGAACGCCAATCCGAACCAGTCGAAATTCTATTTCGAGAACGGCCTGAAGGCTGCCGGAATAAAGTAG
- a CDS encoding branched-chain amino acid ABC transporter permease — protein MDFFLALLLQIIYGIANLALIGLGLAIIFGMMRVINLAHGEFLMLGGYTVVVSTNLGANIWIAMLVLAPVVVGIVGVIIERLLIRFLYGRTVDTLLATWGLSLLLVGLVTAIFGPQTATTISAPIGAIEIGGYASSGYELFLIVLTFAVFATVYAVLRYTKLGLLARGTMQRADIAATLGVSTSRIYMITFGLGSAVAGLAGGVLAPITGVVPTIGATYIAKAFITVISGGTAILAGTAAAASLLGAMNGVVTFLTGPTVGEVALLGAAVILLRLMPSGITGRFFRRSL, from the coding sequence TTGGACTTCTTCCTCGCGCTGCTGTTGCAGATCATTTACGGGATCGCCAACCTGGCTCTGATCGGGCTTGGTCTGGCGATCATCTTCGGCATGATGCGTGTGATCAATCTCGCGCATGGCGAATTTTTGATGCTCGGAGGCTACACGGTCGTCGTATCGACAAATCTGGGCGCCAACATATGGATCGCGATGCTTGTGCTGGCGCCGGTCGTGGTCGGCATCGTCGGCGTCATCATCGAGCGACTTCTGATCAGATTTCTGTATGGCCGGACGGTCGATACGCTGTTGGCGACATGGGGGCTTAGCCTGCTGCTGGTCGGGCTGGTCACGGCGATTTTCGGACCGCAAACCGCGACGACGATTTCTGCACCGATCGGTGCGATCGAAATTGGAGGCTATGCCTCCAGCGGTTACGAACTGTTTCTGATCGTGCTGACGTTCGCCGTATTCGCAACGGTCTACGCGGTTCTCAGATATACCAAGCTCGGGCTGCTGGCCCGTGGCACGATGCAACGAGCAGACATCGCGGCGACCTTGGGTGTCTCCACCAGCCGGATCTACATGATCACGTTTGGACTGGGCTCGGCGGTCGCCGGATTGGCCGGCGGCGTTCTGGCACCGATCACTGGCGTGGTCCCGACGATCGGCGCCACCTATATTGCCAAAGCCTTCATCACGGTGATCAGTGGCGGCACTGCGATCCTCGCCGGCACCGCCGCGGCAGCCAGCTTGCTCGGGGCGATGAACGGTGTCGTAACCTTCCTGACCGGTCCAACCGTCGGCGAGGTCGCCTTGCTCGGCGCGGCGGTGATCCTGCTGCGACTGATGCCGAGCGGCATCACCGGCCGATTCTTTCGAAGAAGCCTATGA
- a CDS encoding ABC transporter permease subunit, whose amino-acid sequence MRRRHENIALVVLGLIGLVVMFGAPHVLQLFTIINLTTAIGLALLALSLGLVWGHGGILCFGQTAFFGVGAYVYAVAAQNLGETTGAALLAIAAAAAVAAILGYFMFYGRISDVYLGVITLTVTLIFFNLLRRTSGPEYKVGTALLGGFNGTTAPPLTLPWDSSVMMLPQQVFYVAMGVLIIAYFGCVWLTRSQFGRVCIAIRENETRAELLGYDARLSASCARSGTISPTTMRSTSSC is encoded by the coding sequence ATGAGGCGAAGGCACGAGAACATTGCGCTGGTCGTGCTCGGGCTAATCGGGCTCGTGGTGATGTTCGGCGCGCCGCACGTCCTGCAGCTCTTCACCATCATCAATCTGACGACCGCGATCGGTCTGGCGCTGCTTGCTCTCAGCCTCGGACTCGTCTGGGGCCATGGCGGCATTTTGTGTTTCGGCCAGACCGCGTTCTTTGGCGTCGGCGCCTACGTCTATGCGGTGGCGGCGCAGAATTTAGGCGAGACCACGGGCGCGGCGTTGCTGGCGATTGCCGCGGCCGCAGCGGTCGCCGCCATTCTCGGCTACTTCATGTTCTACGGCCGCATCAGCGATGTCTATCTCGGCGTGATCACGCTGACGGTGACACTGATCTTCTTCAACCTGTTGCGGCGAACGTCCGGGCCCGAATACAAGGTCGGCACCGCGCTACTCGGCGGATTCAACGGCACCACCGCGCCGCCGCTCACCTTGCCGTGGGACAGCAGCGTCATGATGCTTCCCCAGCAGGTGTTCTATGTGGCGATGGGCGTGCTCATCATCGCCTATTTCGGTTGCGTCTGGCTGACGCGCAGCCAGTTCGGTCGGGTGTGCATTGCGATCCGGGAAAACGAGACCCGGGCGGAGCTGCTCGGATACGATGCGCGACTCTCCGCGAGTTGCGCACGATCTGGGACGATCTCGCCGACGACCATGCGGTCAACGTCGTCGTGCTGA
- a CDS encoding enoyl-CoA hydratase/isomerase family protein produces MRTIWDDLADDHAVNVVVLTGAGEFFSVGGDVKAMSERPGGDVLEEGEVHDPMISRRGVTRQLELDKPIIAAINGDAIGLAATHALLCDITVMADDARIGDTHVSRVGLVAGDGGTIIWPLLVGINKAKEFLIRGTLLKGHEAERIGLVNHVVPRAEVLGKAREIALELANGPTWAIRWTKLSINQIVKDRVNMMLEASMALEQVTFETSDHKEATMSFKEKRKPKFGQA; encoded by the coding sequence TTGCGCACGATCTGGGACGATCTCGCCGACGACCATGCGGTCAACGTCGTCGTGCTGACGGGTGCCGGCGAGTTCTTCAGCGTCGGCGGCGACGTCAAGGCGATGTCGGAGCGGCCGGGCGGCGACGTGCTGGAGGAGGGCGAGGTCCACGACCCGATGATCAGCCGGCGCGGCGTGACCCGGCAGCTCGAACTCGACAAACCGATCATCGCGGCGATCAACGGCGACGCCATTGGGCTCGCCGCAACACACGCGCTGCTGTGCGACATCACCGTGATGGCCGACGACGCGCGGATCGGCGACACCCATGTGTCGCGAGTCGGTCTGGTTGCGGGCGACGGCGGCACGATCATCTGGCCGCTGCTGGTCGGCATCAACAAGGCGAAGGAATTCCTGATCCGCGGCACGCTGCTGAAAGGCCACGAGGCCGAGCGGATCGGGCTGGTCAACCACGTCGTGCCGCGCGCCGAAGTGCTGGGCAAGGCGCGCGAAATTGCCCTCGAACTCGCCAACGGCCCGACCTGGGCGATCCGCTGGACCAAGCTGTCGATCAACCAGATCGTCAAGGATCGGGTCAATATGATGCTCGAGGCGTCGATGGCGCTCGAGCAGGTGACGTTCGAGACCTCCGACCACAAGGAGGCGACGATGTCGTTCAAGGAAAAGCGCAAGCCGAAATTCGGCCAGGCTTAG
- a CDS encoding acyl-CoA dehydrogenase, producing MAADDDIGEMLRTSVRGLLGAEWSDRAARSADAAAVRAFWNQLVALGITSLGAAADGGGLREGLIVLAELGRAACPAPMLSALLANLALLGCEHEAARQLLHDIGDGTARVSFAFGTCDPDPGAGSIRIEGATANGTLRFVEAADAGTHLLAAVGASELALVPTTAAGVDIVRTRAMGAPVLCEIRLRDAPAAIVTLDEGRIGDLLRIARLALVARAQGAARRAFDLATTYAKQRHQFGQPIGRFQAVQHKLADGLIALEGVRLIVDHAARLHDQGDRDWRYFADAAVAFAGGALRRVSLETQHVFGAIGYADEHEAPLHFKRVHLDTIALGGARQAKLGLAAHLFDGGGAALPTYDLGPAGNALRDEVRGWLDRNWAGERKAEFDRRPFAKREFDAGFARVIGATGWIGLGWPERFGGQARSPLEQIAFMETMEQGGAPRIGAAIQANALMMFGTEQQQRSYLPEILRGEAMHGMGYSEPQAGSDLAALRTSAVRDGDHWVINGQKIWTTTWWGKYMFLAARTDRDAKPPHVGISMFIVPMDTPGISICPSTTMYDGSFANIFYDDVRIPLDHLVGEVNGGWKVLTGALAFERGLVGGGIVLKVAYAFEQLRCRVMAADESGQSLADDPVVRDRMATLACEIEVGRQLMMHCAELAADGPTPPEYGAISKVFSGELMERFGEAALDILGMRAALSEQMAGAIDNGRFEQNLRHSLMWVISIGTNEIQRSLIAQRALGLPR from the coding sequence GTGGCGGCGGACGACGACATCGGCGAGATGCTGCGCACGTCCGTGCGCGGCCTGCTCGGCGCGGAATGGAGCGACCGCGCGGCGCGATCGGCGGATGCCGCGGCGGTGCGCGCGTTCTGGAATCAGCTGGTCGCGCTCGGCATCACGTCGCTCGGCGCGGCGGCAGACGGCGGCGGGCTGCGCGAAGGCCTGATCGTGCTCGCGGAACTCGGCCGCGCGGCGTGCCCGGCGCCGATGCTATCCGCGTTGCTGGCCAATCTCGCGCTGTTGGGCTGCGAACACGAGGCGGCCCGGCAATTGCTGCACGACATCGGCGATGGCACCGCGCGCGTGAGCTTCGCCTTCGGCACCTGCGATCCAGATCCGGGGGCGGGATCGATCCGGATCGAAGGCGCTACCGCCAATGGCACGCTGCGTTTTGTCGAGGCGGCGGATGCCGGCACGCATCTGCTGGCCGCCGTCGGCGCGAGCGAATTGGCGTTGGTGCCGACGACGGCAGCGGGCGTCGATATTGTTCGGACACGTGCGATGGGAGCGCCCGTGCTGTGCGAAATCCGGCTGCGCGACGCGCCGGCAGCGATCGTCACGCTCGACGAGGGCCGGATCGGCGATCTGCTGCGGATCGCCAGGCTGGCGCTCGTTGCACGGGCGCAGGGCGCAGCGCGACGGGCGTTCGATCTGGCGACGACCTACGCCAAGCAGCGCCATCAGTTCGGCCAGCCGATCGGTCGCTTCCAGGCGGTCCAGCACAAGCTCGCCGACGGCCTGATCGCGCTCGAAGGCGTGCGGCTGATCGTCGATCATGCCGCACGCCTACACGACCAGGGGGATCGCGACTGGCGCTATTTCGCCGATGCCGCCGTGGCGTTCGCCGGCGGCGCGCTGCGGCGGGTGTCGCTCGAAACCCAGCACGTGTTCGGCGCGATTGGCTACGCCGACGAGCACGAGGCGCCGCTGCATTTCAAACGGGTGCATCTCGACACCATCGCGCTCGGCGGCGCGCGGCAAGCGAAGCTCGGGCTCGCCGCGCATCTGTTCGACGGCGGCGGCGCGGCGTTGCCGACGTATGATCTCGGCCCGGCCGGCAATGCGCTGCGCGACGAGGTTCGTGGCTGGCTCGATCGCAACTGGGCCGGCGAGCGCAAGGCAGAATTCGACCGCCGGCCGTTCGCGAAGCGCGAGTTCGATGCCGGCTTCGCCCGCGTTATCGGCGCCACCGGCTGGATCGGCCTCGGCTGGCCGGAGCGCTTCGGCGGTCAGGCGCGGTCTCCACTGGAGCAGATCGCCTTCATGGAAACCATGGAGCAGGGCGGAGCGCCGCGGATCGGCGCGGCCATCCAAGCCAACGCCCTGATGATGTTCGGGACCGAACAACAGCAACGCAGCTATCTGCCCGAGATCCTGCGCGGAGAGGCGATGCATGGTATGGGCTATAGCGAGCCGCAGGCCGGCTCCGACCTCGCGGCGCTGCGTACCAGCGCCGTCCGCGACGGCGATCACTGGGTGATCAACGGTCAGAAGATCTGGACGACGACGTGGTGGGGCAAATACATGTTCCTCGCCGCGCGGACCGACCGTGACGCCAAGCCGCCGCACGTCGGCATCAGCATGTTCATCGTGCCGATGGATACGCCGGGCATCAGCATCTGCCCTTCCACCACGATGTACGACGGCAGCTTTGCCAACATCTTCTACGACGATGTCCGGATTCCGCTCGACCATCTGGTCGGTGAGGTCAATGGCGGCTGGAAGGTGCTGACCGGCGCTCTGGCGTTTGAGAGGGGCCTTGTCGGCGGCGGCATCGTGCTGAAGGTCGCGTACGCGTTCGAACAGCTGCGGTGCCGTGTCATGGCTGCGGACGAATCCGGGCAGTCGCTCGCCGACGACCCGGTCGTGCGCGACCGGATGGCGACGCTGGCCTGCGAAATCGAAGTCGGCCGTCAGTTGATGATGCACTGCGCAGAGCTCGCCGCAGACGGTCCGACGCCGCCCGAATACGGCGCGATCAGCAAGGTGTTCTCGGGCGAACTGATGGAGCGGTTCGGCGAAGCCGCGCTCGATATTCTCGGGATGCGTGCAGCGCTGTCCGAGCAGATGGCCGGCGCGATCGACAATGGCAGGTTCGAACAGAACCTGCGGCATTCGCTGATGTGGGTCATCAGCATCGGGACCAACGAAATTCAGCGCAGTTTGATCGCGCAGCGCGCGCTCGGGCTGCCCAGATAG
- a CDS encoding CaiB/BaiF CoA transferase family protein, whose product MPQDDASAPLAGLRVLDFSIMLAGPYCARLLADGGADVIKIEPPEGDDMRLRAPLRDGHSAYFGQLNAGKRSIALDLKNTEAIDLLKHLVAETDVLVENFRPGVMDRLGLGYDALRAINPRLVYCSISGYGQTGPAAERAAYAMIVHAESGFDRSLMRYAGDRDRPAAGAIFVADVLGGIFGYAAIQTALVQRARTGEGQRIDVSLMDCMLNLMVYELQEAQFPVHSARPTYGPVRALDGDILIAPITPRNFAALCEVTGQRELADDPRFNQNAKRGTNWSAMMQVIEQWTSRHTVQQCKEALERAGVPYAEYRDPGAALTDPHLAARGSFGTIADAAGAFSGVNAPWKMSTGPTTIGCEIPAVGQHRDELLAETLGLSADAIARLAASGVFGAPRG is encoded by the coding sequence ATGCCGCAAGACGATGCGTCGGCACCGCTCGCAGGGCTGCGGGTGCTGGATTTCTCGATCATGCTGGCGGGGCCGTATTGCGCCCGCCTGCTCGCCGACGGCGGCGCCGACGTGATCAAGATCGAGCCGCCGGAAGGCGACGATATGCGGCTGCGGGCGCCGCTGCGCGACGGCCACAGCGCGTATTTCGGGCAGCTCAACGCGGGCAAGCGCAGCATCGCGCTCGATTTGAAGAATACCGAGGCGATTGACCTTCTCAAGCACCTAGTCGCGGAGACCGATGTTCTCGTGGAGAATTTCCGGCCCGGCGTGATGGACCGCCTCGGGCTCGGCTACGACGCGCTCCGCGCAATCAATCCGCGCCTGGTGTATTGCTCGATTTCCGGCTACGGCCAGACCGGCCCCGCGGCTGAGCGCGCCGCCTATGCGATGATCGTTCACGCCGAGAGCGGCTTCGACCGATCGTTGATGCGCTACGCAGGCGATCGCGATCGGCCGGCCGCGGGCGCAATCTTTGTTGCCGACGTGCTCGGCGGAATCTTCGGCTATGCGGCGATCCAGACGGCGCTGGTGCAGCGCGCACGGACCGGGGAGGGCCAGCGCATCGACGTGTCGCTGATGGATTGCATGCTGAACCTGATGGTCTACGAATTGCAGGAAGCGCAATTTCCGGTTCACTCGGCGCGCCCGACCTACGGGCCGGTGCGAGCGCTGGACGGCGACATCCTGATCGCACCGATCACGCCGCGGAATTTCGCCGCGCTGTGCGAGGTGACCGGCCAGCGTGAACTTGCCGACGACCCGCGCTTCAACCAGAACGCCAAACGCGGAACCAACTGGTCGGCGATGATGCAGGTGATCGAACAGTGGACCTCGCGGCACACCGTTCAGCAGTGCAAGGAGGCACTCGAGCGGGCCGGCGTTCCCTATGCCGAGTATCGCGATCCGGGAGCGGCGCTGACCGATCCCCATCTCGCGGCGCGGGGATCGTTCGGCACCATCGCGGACGCGGCGGGCGCGTTCAGCGGGGTCAACGCGCCGTGGAAGATGTCGACGGGGCCGACGACGATCGGATGCGAGATTCCGGCGGTGGGCCAGCATCGCGACGAACTGCTCGCCGAGACGCTGGGGCTGTCTGCGGATGCGATCGCAAGGTTGGCGGCCTCCGGCGTGTTCGGAGCGCCGCGGGGCTAG
- a CDS encoding MarR family winged helix-turn-helix transcriptional regulator — protein sequence MAAEKKTTKSPQAAELARDWQLEGGIGFLIRLLDARYDVLYQAVTRQSEVTPRQFGVLMALYQHGPLTPSVLADRISCDRNTLSEMLKRMTARKLVAKAAHAEDRRSIQVQITQKGADALLAVVPSAAELQDIMLAPLGKEDRASFLKCMLAIAKAPMPDLGGGDET from the coding sequence ATGGCGGCTGAGAAGAAAACGACGAAGTCGCCGCAGGCTGCGGAGCTTGCGCGCGATTGGCAGCTCGAAGGCGGCATCGGCTTCCTGATCCGGTTGCTCGATGCCCGCTACGACGTGCTCTACCAGGCGGTGACGCGACAAAGCGAAGTCACGCCGCGCCAGTTCGGTGTGCTGATGGCGCTGTACCAGCACGGTCCCCTCACCCCGTCGGTGCTCGCCGACCGCATCAGCTGCGACCGCAACACGTTGAGCGAAATGCTGAAGCGCATGACGGCCCGCAAGCTCGTGGCCAAGGCCGCGCATGCCGAAGACCGGCGCTCGATCCAGGTTCAGATTACGCAGAAGGGCGCCGACGCTCTGCTCGCGGTGGTCCCGTCGGCCGCGGAACTGCAGGACATCATGTTGGCGCCTCTCGGCAAAGAGGACCGTGCGAGCTTCCTGAAATGCATGCTGGCGATCGCCAAGGCGCCAATGCCGGATCTTGGCGGCGGCGACGAGACCTAG